The Acropora muricata isolate sample 2 chromosome 4, ASM3666990v1, whole genome shotgun sequence genome contains the following window.
TTATAGatgcttaaatattcaactaGAAGGACTTGATCTGAACTACTTAGGTCACTCAGAAATACATCGTTATGATGCTAAAAACAAGGATAAGGTTCTTTTACCTAAACCAAGACCTGAATACATGAAACACATTTTTAAGTATATATactcagggctgcaaataacggccggtcaacggacaatgtccggtcaaaaactAGGTTTCATctggtcaaatccttagatgaccggacaatttgtccggtcatttacgctggtaaggaCAAAATTTAGAGTGTTCAGTTTTAAATGtttaaaggttcaatattattattatccatgTTTGTCCGGCCCAAAATGGGATATGTCTGAGCAAAAATAtgtttgaccggacaatttggccggcgccagccgggaaattatttaCAGCCCTGTATACTAGTATCACTTTGTGGAACTCATTACCCAAAAATGTTCAAAGCTCTGATTCTGCATCAAGCTTCAAAAGAcaattaataaaatattattgtagTCATTTAATtcccttattttattttatagttaTGATGTCTTCATATTTTGtgtttatattaattttatctaTGTATATATTGTATATTTACTTAAATATTGTATTGATTTATGTCAAGGACACCTGGGAGAACAGACTGCTGAAGATGTGCCCTGATTAAATAAAgctcttatttatttattatttatcatcCTGATGAATGATTCTACCCTGCAGGATATCTACCAAATGTCCCATACACACCCACTTTGCATTGCCAAAGCTGGAAGCAGGAGTTTTACCCACCCTATTTCCAAAGTGATGAATAGATGTTGGCTGAGAGGTTCCTGTTTTCCTCATCTACCATTTTAATTTTCTGCTCTACTTACTGGACTGCAAGGGTACCACCTTTAGGGCCAATTACCTTAAGTGCAAAATTAAGCCCATGTCAAGTTTTATTCCACAATAATTGTCTTAAACCAGTCAGTGAGGCAGTCCACCTTGAGATCCCCTCTAGGTAGTGCTAGTTATTATACCCGGTAGTAGAATAAtaattcttgattttttttgtagGATTACTACAAAACTGGATTGATCAATTGTCCCCCTAGCATTCAAATCCCAGAGCTTAGAGAAGCTTGCGACTATCTTCTCATACCATTTAATGCTGAAGTCATTAGATGTCAGAATTTAAGTGAGTACTTATGATATTGACTTTCATGAAAGATTTGACTTTGTCTTAATAACTGACTCATGCAAAGCATACATGCATTTATTGTATCTCTCAGGTACTATGTGCACCATGATAAGTTGAATTAGTGGTCCGTATTCTAAAGTATGGCCTGGCTGACTTTGTGGTGTACTTTCAGCTTGATTCAGTTTCTAAGAAATATGATAAACATCTTATGGACCTTGTTTTCTAGGTCCATACTGTGAGTTAAATACAGCACCTTGTTTCTTCCTCTTCAATTCATGGCCTAGATGTGAAGTACTTGTGCCATAAATTGTAGTGGAAAAAATGTGGTTTGTAACTTACAGCACGGCCCTTGAACATGGTTATTAATAGGTATGTAAATTTACCGTACTGTATAGTTTATAGTGCAGTAGATACTCTGTGACAAAGATGTATTCAAGGCCTGACCAAGGTGTCGCTTGTCTACAAATTGCTCACTCTGATTTTACAGCTTGTGGATGTGTTTTTGTGGAAGGAACAAAATTTTCCTTGACATCTTGAAATTACTCTGTTCTGTTTGCTAAAATTAATGATGGGTTCTGGTCCACTGAGAAAGAAAATTCAGAGAAATGTTTTCCTGTTCATTACCTGCATTTATTTCATTAGCCTTTTCTGGACATTGTGGTGAGTTCTTAGTTTGATGATGTGCACATGTCGTTGTGTTGAACAGGGGACCTTCTTCATGAACTGTCCAATGATGGTGCGAAAGATCAGTTCCAGTATTTTGTGGAAAAGTACATTCTACCAGTTATGGTATCTTCTGCTAAGGTGCACTAAATCATATCTCTAAACTGCAGTGTTATATTATCATTTTAATGAAGAGACGTAAAgaaaatgacatgaaaatgtcaaagaaaaaattgcccagaaaagaaaaaaaaaaacattgtaatattattatgacttattttttttttactgtgaaGTGATCTTTTAATAGAAAAGAAATTATAGCAAAATAtgtatacaataataattattcattttccattttaagTTGAAAACGTTTTGTGCACTTCCTGTTATTGGAAGTGCAGAAAAGGTTTTACActtaaaatggaaaatgaatTATTGTATTTTGCTACAATTTCTAAGTTTGCATTGTCATCAGAACCTTGAAATTAATGAGcctcatgttgttgttgttgttgttgttgttgttgttttgtatcATGCagaacagaaattgaaaaggagtGAACACTGCACTTGCAAAACTATTATTTTCCTTCATAATTTGAACCAATTAAAATAATGTTCAATATGAGGCTGTAAGTCTAATAATTGGATCCAGAGATGCTGTTGTGGAAGCTTTAGCTCTCTTACTAATAAAGTTGATAATTCTCTTAGCCTCTACCATATGAGAGCAGGCCAAGaaaaatgatgacaataattattgtgatattcttttttctttttcttcagaaaGGTGATAGAGAATGTCACATTGTGATTCTCAATGATGATGACATAGTGGACTGGGATGAAGAATACCCACCAAGCATGGGAGAAGAATATACACACAGTGAGGAGTTGTTTCATTGTGGTTAACATAAAGCAGTATTCATTTATGTTGTGTGTCAAGAGTATATTTATGACTGTATTTGTTTGCATGGTACAATAAATAACATTATAGCTGATGGGACAAAAATATTATCAGTCATTTGGAGATAACATGCAATCTTTCAGGCCCGATTGCCTCTGGTAGAAAGCTTTAGTGTAAAGAAATAGTGAGCTATGCAAAGTTGCTAATTATTACCGATTGAAATTTGGAGAAATCATTCTCTGTTGTTTTATATTCCTTGCTAGAATGTCTAGAAATACATTACCATAATGAGATGCATGTTGATTTTTACAAGAAGGACAAAAACTGTTTCCCGTCAATTTCTCCTCAACATTGCATGTAATgagaaatacagacaataaaggtcattAATTTAGTGTCTCTCTGACGTAAATCCTCAAGTACACAAAGAGAGTAACATATTCTAACCTTAAAAATATATTAACCTTAATGCAAATTCTGCCCATATTGCTCGAAAGAGGCAGTTAGTGTGCATCTAATTGTTTGCATTTCTGAATGTTATGGCTTAATGGTGAATTTTCTTGTGTTGAATAATTACGATTACTTCCTTTTTGAATTACAGTAGAACCTGGAGGCAAAGATTCTTTTGCTAAaggctgcatgcagacgaggcttgtGGATCAATACAATGAAAAATGATCCATTATCCTCGTTTACTTATCAAAACTGCTGATAACTGTAACAGCTATTATAAGAATGCACTGTGTTTATTGAAAACCGTTCTTTGAGGAAACTGGACCATGTTCTTGTCTGTCTGctgacaaaaataattaataagcCGTTTTTCCTTTTTAGTTGTTTATTCAACATCACTCTACcggtttttcaaatattttgaaaaccgtgatgTTGCCAAAGAAGTTCTCAAAGAAAGAGGACTGAAGAAGATCAGATTGGGAATTGAAGGTATCCGTCGTTAAACTAACAAAATTACTGCAAAGGCATAAATTCTTACAATGTTCTGTGAAAGCCAAGACAGAGTTTCCATTCTACAGCAGCCTCCGCTCCGcttaaacgaaaaagaaaaaaaaccgggacAGAGCTCGTCTCTGCAACGTTGGCCTCTGGTTTTAAGAAAAGTACGAGCACGGGCGGCTGGAATGCGAAGAAGAGAAAACCTGTATATGGGTGTGTCCGTTTTTTACCGAGTTGCGTCATGGCCTGCCCAATCCTCCATTACATCCAGCAGTGAATTGAAACTGGACCATTAATTTTGTCAGTTGTAGGGCAAGGCGTTTATTTCGTTTACTGTTTGGGTTCATTACATTCTGATCAAATCACGAATCCGTCCTAATGCGTCATTTCGCGTCGTTGACTGGTACATGTTCAGTGCTTTGTTCAGTTACAGGTTTTTGGTATGGCACCTTGTGGGTGCCTTGTAAAGAACCAGGCTGGTGCCCCTGCACCCTATACCCCTAACTTCAATCTCATTTCCTTAGTCTCGTTGTTGAGTTACTGCCATTACAATAATCCACAGGCTACCCAACTCACAAGGAAAAGATCAGGCAACGGCCCAATGGCGGGAGGCCGGAAGGTGAGGCTATGACAGGCTTTACAGTTTGTATGTAAATGACCAAGGAAGGTGGTAATTTGGAAAGTTCCCTTCACTGTTATCGCAAGCAAGTAGACATGTTAAAACACTGAGATAAAAGTAGAACGAATTTTTACCGAATTATCTTTTCATGATAACTGGATGAAAACGTCATTAATTGAACTTGAAGAACTCTTTTCCATCCCATTTAACTGAAGCCGTAAAACAAAGATAAAACACTTAAGGGTTTATCACAACAGTTAGTCCTGTTTCTGGATATGTTAAGAAAATGGCGCCAGGTTTTTGGGTCATGGCCTGAGTATTCAACGAAAAGCTTCCACAACACAGTTATCTAACAATCGCCTTACGGTTCTTCGTTTAGTAATTTACAACTACGTTCAACGTCCTTTTGTGCGCATGTCATGGGAAAAAGAAGAGAGCAAGAGCCGCCATGTTGATTTCCAGTGCGTGAAGACAAAGACTGGCACCCCAGGCCTTGTGGAAGCTGTGGACGAGCCTGCTGCGTTGGCAGCAGCAGGTGCCGGACCCCACCCCCCTGCGGTCATCTTGGGTGCTGACCCAGAAGATATTGAGTGACAAGTGGAAGTGAGAGGATGTCCTGTCCCATAGGAGCCTTGGCTTGGTGGTAAAACATGAATAATACCACAGAAATGTTTCTTTTACTGTTGAAGCTCTAGGATTTATCACTTGAATTGTCTTGTTGATCGCATTTGGCGCTGTAATCCGCTTGAACTTGTTTGCCGATCCGGTTTTCGTACTTCTAAGGAAGCATGTCTACCTTATTCAAAAACCGATGAGTCGTTTTGTCAACTTTGCTTTTCAATTTACTCAATGGGAATTTTACCCATAGGACTTACTCTTTGGCTCTGCCTTTTTGCTCCACTCTGGCTCTTTCAGTGAACGAAAATCAAACCGATTGGGGTTTGTGTGATTTGGAGCAACTTGGCTCACAAGTGGGTTCcggcaagagaaaaaaaatatcgtttCTCTTGGTTTGTGAGATAACAGACGTGAGGTtcgtcaacctcgttcccattgTCTGCTCCGCTTTCAGGATGGCGGATGCTCTTGGGGTTCGTTTATGGAAAAACTTGAAACTTTTCGAATCCGAAAAACCATTTCTTTAACAGTGATTCGGAAAGCTGCGTTTCTTcacaaatttcaaaacaaaa
Protein-coding sequences here:
- the LOC136914068 gene encoding BTB/POZ domain-containing protein 10-like, whose product is MENNNRDENVVGNGVEQEDSTDSELEDLNAHVPFDIPPRDVPRHFVGGYSDEVRTSARNIMEHNHRKDGLPPIIQKQRNKVVTQILPRNAQVTDHAADKITLVVDDTRFIVERSLFIAHPNTMLGRMFGSTMEYTTRNDKGEYEVARGISANVFKCILDYYKTGLINCPPSIQIPELREACDYLLIPFNAEVIRCQNLRDLLHELSNDGAKDQFQYFVEKYILPVMVSSAKKGDRECHIVILNDDDIVDWDEEYPPSMGEEYTHIVYSTSLYRFFKYFENRDVAKEVLKERGLKKIRLGIEGYPTHKEKIRQRPNGGRPEVIYNYVQRPFVRMSWEKEESKSRHVDFQCVKTKTGTPGLVEAVDEPAALAAAGAGPHPPAVILGADPEDIE